One Deinococcus grandis DNA window includes the following coding sequences:
- a CDS encoding ABC transporter permease, with the protein MIRRTHPALSAWAWLVYAFLYLPIIVLVVFSFNDSRFGATWAGFTTKWYGVLFARADVREALVHTLEIALISTLVSTVLGTLVGLGLWRYTLRFRTALTGLLVLPIVVPDVVMGVSLLMFYSFVRQGLERAGWSFDNGFWTVLLAHVTFQISYVALTVRSRLAGYGPELEEAARDLGASGWESFRRIILPLAMPGVLAGALLAFTLSLDDFVVTYFTSGSGFSTLPVLIYTNVKRGVTPDINALSALLVLVTVVAIVAANALLRPRRGA; encoded by the coding sequence GTGATCCGGCGGACGCATCCGGCGCTGAGTGCGTGGGCGTGGCTGGTGTACGCATTTCTGTACCTGCCGATCATCGTGCTGGTGGTGTTCTCGTTCAACGATTCGCGCTTCGGGGCGACGTGGGCGGGGTTCACGACGAAGTGGTACGGGGTGCTGTTCGCCCGCGCGGACGTGCGCGAGGCGCTGGTGCACACGCTGGAGATCGCCCTGATCAGCACGCTGGTCAGCACGGTGCTGGGGACGCTGGTGGGCCTGGGCCTGTGGCGGTACACGCTGCGCTTCCGCACGGCGCTGACGGGGCTGCTGGTGCTGCCCATCGTGGTGCCGGACGTGGTGATGGGCGTCAGTCTGCTGATGTTCTACTCGTTCGTCCGGCAGGGCCTGGAACGGGCCGGGTGGAGCTTCGACAACGGCTTCTGGACGGTGCTGCTGGCGCACGTGACCTTCCAGATCAGTTACGTGGCCCTGACGGTGCGCTCGCGGCTGGCCGGGTACGGCCCGGAACTGGAGGAAGCGGCGCGTGACCTGGGCGCGAGCGGCTGGGAGTCGTTCCGGCGGATCATCCTGCCGCTGGCGATGCCGGGCGTGCTGGCGGGGGCGCTGCTGGCGTTCACGCTGTCCCTGGACGATTTCGTGGTCACGTACTTCACGAGCGGGTCGGGCTTCAGCACGCTGCCCGTGCTGATCTACACCAACGTGAAGCGAGGCGTGACGCCGGACATCAACGCCCTGAGTGCGCTGCTGGTCCTCGTGACGGTGGTCGCCATCGTCGCGGCGAACGCGCTGCTGCGCCCCCGGAGAGGCGCGTGA
- a CDS encoding ABC transporter permease has translation MLTLRRFFATLGPGVLWLAVFLIVPALVMLGYSFLTRTDLAQVGGPWTLESWGRVFGYDALFQEWTGDNVRVLWRSVWVATLSTALCVLMGYPLAFYIARQDARRKNLLLLLLIIPFWTNFLIRVYAWILILRPFDLVPSLTATLLGMVYAFVPFFVLPVYSSVEKIDWRLLEAAEDLGAPPVRAFLSAVFPQTLPGLVAGILLTFIPALGTFVVSDILGGAKTALVGNLIQNQFGQAGDWPYGSALSFLLMGAVLLGLWAYARVAGQKGLEELV, from the coding sequence GTGCTGACTTTGCGGCGGTTCTTCGCCACCCTGGGGCCGGGCGTGCTGTGGCTCGCGGTGTTCCTGATCGTGCCCGCGCTGGTGATGCTGGGGTACTCGTTCCTGACGCGCACGGATCTGGCGCAGGTGGGCGGCCCGTGGACGCTGGAGTCCTGGGGGCGGGTGTTCGGATACGACGCGCTGTTTCAGGAGTGGACGGGGGACAACGTGCGGGTGCTGTGGCGCAGCGTGTGGGTCGCGACGCTGAGCACGGCGCTGTGCGTGCTGATGGGGTACCCGCTGGCGTTCTACATCGCCCGGCAGGACGCGCGGCGTAAGAACCTGCTGCTGCTGCTGCTGATCATCCCGTTCTGGACGAACTTCCTGATCCGCGTGTACGCCTGGATCCTGATCCTGCGCCCCTTCGATCTGGTGCCCAGCCTGACCGCCACGCTGCTGGGCATGGTGTACGCGTTCGTGCCGTTCTTCGTGCTGCCCGTGTACTCCAGCGTCGAGAAGATCGACTGGCGCCTGCTGGAAGCCGCCGAGGACCTCGGCGCGCCGCCCGTGCGGGCCTTCCTGAGCGCCGTGTTCCCGCAGACCCTGCCCGGGCTGGTGGCGGGCATCCTCCTGACGTTCATTCCCGCGCTGGGCACCTTCGTGGTCAGCGACATCCTCGGCGGCGCGAAGACGGCCCTGGTGGGGAACCTCATCCAGAACCAGTTCGGGCAGGCGGGCGACTGGCCGTACGGCAGCGCCCTGAGCTTCCTCCTGATGGGCGCCGTGTTGCTGGGCCTGTGGGCGTACGCCCGTGTGGCCGGGCAGAAGGGCCTGGAGGAACTCGTATGA
- a CDS encoding ABC transporter ATP-binding protein, with protein MTFKGKRPRDLADDAAVSVRGVRKSFRSPGGAETRVLDDIDLDIRRGEFFSLLGPSGCGKTTLLRILAGFESPDAGAVLIGGQDMTGVPPHKRDVNTVFQSYALFPHMTVQDNVAFGLRMKGVPAAQIRGRVLQALERVRIADFAARRPDQLSGGQRQRVALARAIVNEPQVLLLDEPLSALDLKLRKELQVELANLQETLGMTFVFVTHDQEEALVMSDRIAVMNRGRVEQLGRAEELYERPRTAFVANFLGSSNLIPGTVLTVDGHEATVQTEHGPLRTTHGVGLRPGQSVTLSVRPEKLRMERDDETEGNEIRARVDDIVYTGAENQYLLQAGGQQLVAFQLNADIGADEDFDYDEQVALYLPPDNLVVLEEA; from the coding sequence GTGACCTTCAAGGGAAAACGCCCGCGTGATCTCGCGGACGACGCGGCCGTCAGCGTGCGCGGCGTGCGCAAGAGCTTCCGCTCGCCGGGCGGCGCCGAGACGCGCGTGCTGGACGACATCGACCTCGACATCCGCCGCGGCGAGTTCTTCAGCCTGCTGGGCCCGTCCGGCTGCGGGAAGACAACGCTGCTGCGCATCCTGGCGGGCTTCGAGAGTCCGGACGCGGGCGCGGTGCTGATCGGCGGGCAGGACATGACGGGCGTGCCGCCCCACAAGCGGGACGTGAACACGGTGTTCCAGAGTTACGCGCTGTTCCCGCACATGACCGTGCAGGACAACGTGGCGTTCGGGCTGCGGATGAAGGGCGTGCCCGCCGCGCAGATCCGGGGGCGGGTCTTGCAGGCGCTGGAGCGGGTCCGCATCGCGGATTTCGCCGCGCGCCGCCCGGATCAGCTGTCCGGCGGGCAGCGGCAGCGGGTGGCGCTGGCGCGCGCCATCGTGAACGAACCGCAGGTGCTGCTGCTCGACGAACCGCTCTCCGCGCTGGACCTGAAGCTGCGTAAGGAGTTGCAGGTGGAACTCGCCAACCTCCAGGAAACGCTGGGCATGACCTTCGTGTTCGTCACGCACGATCAGGAGGAGGCGCTGGTCATGAGTGACCGCATCGCCGTCATGAACCGGGGCCGCGTGGAGCAACTGGGCCGCGCCGAGGAACTCTATGAGCGCCCGAGGACGGCGTTCGTGGCGAACTTCCTGGGCAGCAGCAACCTCATCCCCGGCACCGTCCTGACCGTGGACGGCCACGAGGCGACCGTGCAGACCGAGCATGGCCCGCTGCGCACCACCCACGGCGTGGGCCTGCGCCCCGGCCAGAGCGTCACGCTGTCCGTCCGCCCCGAGAAACTGCGCATGGAACGCGACGACGAGACCGAAGGCAACGAGATCCGCGCCCGCGTGGACGACATCGTGTACACCGGCGCCGAGAACCAGTACCTCCTCCAGGCCGGCGGGCAGCAGCTCGTCGCGTTCCAGCTGAACGCCGACATCGGCGCCGACGAGGACTTCGACTACGACGAACAGGTCGCCCTGTACCTGCCGCCCGACAACCTCGTCGTGCTGGAAGAAGCATGA